In Spirosoma aureum, a single genomic region encodes these proteins:
- a CDS encoding histidine kinase dimerization/phosphoacceptor domain -containing protein, translating into MKRSLIFLIITGLLLFNYAHAQSEEEIKRLKNIKRLKEQLPFIPPDTNRANLLLELAKSYIENPGKQVVSDLDTGIRLIRQGYTISRHLHYLKGQGNAYFIGAQAHRKKGDTKLGRAFGQTAVNIFARIPAVYDQARAYMEISRTYSISPEDLPFRIQNHEKALLIFRQLGKKELEAATLKELGEFHELLNLRTKALAYLKLSLAIYQSIGYKDIEWVYCLLGQVSSKLGDFKSGVYYGLLALKTAESLKDTTMQLCTIYNQLGITYYMAKDSKAAANCFKNALRIAQQYNDIATIKLLTANLTSTSHDYVQNIRLLKSLEKPSSPLDIELQFLIYTRLANNYHKLRQFKLAQMYCYRFEKLRQELRNDDKLRYANHYFIIVLFYIDTQQYRKAYPLLVDLTEAGKRNHFKSFQLKLHQTWFKFDSARSNYRSAIAHYQRYTLLSDSMLNETKNNEITRLQVEFETSQKEQQLQLKEKNIQLLTNRNLVQQATLERNALQRNSIMCGAIMLLLLLGLTYNRYRLKQRSNQQLEAKQFLIDQKNQALQWVVDEKDDLLEEKEQLLEEREWMLKEIHHRVKNNLQVISSMLHSQVEFLHDPTALATLRESQNRVQVMALIHQKLYQSDNLARIGMRDYIHQIVDYLLESFDRKPTVRSVCDIADVAFDVSLATPLGLIINEAVTNSLKYAFPKNGKGMVAVSLVALDHQRFRLTMCDDGMGLPADFDIECSNTLGLTMIRGLSRQIGGVLTISQTKGVDINLDLTLP; encoded by the coding sequence ATGAAACGATCGCTCATATTTCTAATTATTACAGGACTTTTGCTGTTTAATTACGCTCATGCCCAATCAGAAGAGGAGATTAAGCGGTTAAAGAATATAAAGCGGTTAAAGGAGCAACTCCCGTTTATTCCACCTGACACCAATCGGGCCAACCTGTTGCTGGAGCTGGCTAAAAGCTACATCGAAAATCCAGGCAAACAGGTGGTGAGCGACCTGGACACCGGAATCAGGCTGATTCGGCAAGGGTACACTATTAGTCGGCATCTTCACTATCTAAAGGGGCAAGGTAATGCGTACTTTATTGGCGCTCAGGCACACCGAAAGAAGGGAGATACAAAGCTTGGCCGAGCGTTTGGCCAAACGGCGGTAAACATTTTTGCCCGTATCCCGGCTGTTTACGATCAGGCACGCGCTTACATGGAAATATCCAGAACCTATTCCATTAGCCCGGAGGATTTACCGTTTCGGATTCAGAATCATGAAAAAGCCCTACTCATTTTTCGGCAGCTAGGCAAGAAAGAGCTTGAAGCAGCAACCTTAAAAGAATTAGGTGAATTCCACGAATTACTTAATCTCAGGACAAAGGCGTTAGCCTATCTCAAACTGTCATTGGCAATCTACCAGTCCATTGGCTATAAAGATATAGAATGGGTTTATTGCTTGCTTGGACAGGTTAGTTCAAAATTAGGTGATTTCAAAAGTGGAGTCTATTATGGATTATTAGCGCTAAAAACGGCTGAAAGCCTAAAAGATACCACCATGCAGTTGTGCACGATCTATAACCAGTTGGGCATTACGTATTACATGGCGAAAGATTCGAAAGCAGCCGCCAACTGTTTTAAAAATGCACTACGAATAGCCCAGCAATACAATGACATTGCCACCATTAAGCTACTTACGGCAAACCTGACCTCTACCAGCCATGATTATGTTCAAAATATACGTTTATTAAAATCACTGGAAAAGCCCTCTTCTCCACTTGATATAGAGTTACAATTTTTAATCTATACTCGATTGGCCAATAACTACCACAAGCTACGCCAATTTAAATTGGCTCAAATGTATTGTTATCGATTTGAAAAATTAAGACAGGAATTAAGGAACGACGATAAACTGAGATATGCTAACCACTATTTCATCATTGTATTGTTTTATATTGACACGCAGCAATACCGTAAAGCCTACCCGTTGCTGGTTGATTTAACCGAAGCAGGTAAACGTAATCATTTTAAGTCATTTCAACTTAAACTGCATCAAACCTGGTTTAAGTTTGATTCTGCGAGGAGTAATTATCGTTCCGCTATTGCCCATTATCAGCGATACACTCTACTAAGCGATTCGATGCTTAATGAAACAAAAAATAATGAAATAACCAGGTTACAAGTTGAATTTGAAACCAGTCAAAAGGAACAGCAACTACAGCTCAAGGAGAAAAACATTCAATTACTCACCAACCGAAACCTGGTACAACAAGCCACATTAGAACGCAATGCCCTTCAGCGTAACAGCATAATGTGTGGAGCAATTATGTTACTACTATTGCTAGGCTTGACCTACAACCGCTACCGACTCAAGCAACGCTCTAACCAGCAACTGGAAGCCAAGCAGTTCCTCATCGATCAGAAAAATCAGGCGCTTCAATGGGTAGTGGACGAAAAGGATGACCTGCTGGAAGAAAAAGAGCAATTACTCGAAGAGCGGGAGTGGATGCTAAAAGAGATCCATCACCGGGTCAAGAATAATCTGCAGGTCATCTCCAGTATGCTCCATTCCCAGGTGGAATTTCTCCACGATCCTACCGCCCTGGCCACACTCCGCGAGAGCCAGAACCGGGTACAGGTAATGGCCCTGATCCACCAGAAACTCTACCAATCCGACAATCTGGCCAGGATCGGGATGCGGGATTACATTCACCAGATTGTCGATTATCTCCTCGAATCCTTTGACCGTAAACCAACAGTGAGGTCAGTCTGCGACATTGCCGATGTGGCTTTTGATGTGTCGCTGGCCACGCCCCTGGGCCTGATTATCAACGAAGCTGTGACCAACTCGTTAAAGTATGCGTTTCCCAAAAACGGCAAAGGCATGGTTGCCGTGTCTTTGGTGGC
- a CDS encoding NAD(P)H-binding protein, whose amino-acid sequence MKALVIGATGATGKDLVTALVQDPYYTEVVTFVRRRTGITHPRVFEIVTDFNKLEEVSEFIKGDVLFSCLGTTLKAAGSKENQWCIDYEIPAKFAEIAKSNGISSVVLLSAYGASVTSNVFYSKLKGQLEENIGRHAFEQYIIFRPGLLLRKDTDRLGERISAGVLKILNEMTLLKKFQPLPTSTLAAKLAKAPRILPAGTHKVELDKIFRF is encoded by the coding sequence ATGAAAGCGCTGGTTATTGGAGCGACTGGAGCGACTGGAAAAGACCTTGTGACAGCCCTGGTACAGGATCCATATTATACGGAAGTGGTGACGTTTGTGCGTCGTCGCACCGGAATAACTCATCCCAGGGTGTTCGAAATCGTAACTGACTTTAACAAGTTGGAAGAGGTTTCTGAATTCATCAAAGGTGATGTTTTGTTTTCCTGTCTGGGAACTACCCTGAAAGCGGCAGGCTCCAAGGAAAATCAATGGTGTATTGACTATGAAATTCCTGCAAAATTCGCTGAAATAGCCAAAAGCAATGGGATTTCCAGCGTCGTTTTGCTGTCTGCCTATGGTGCTTCTGTTACGAGCAATGTATTCTATTCTAAACTAAAGGGCCAGTTGGAAGAGAACATTGGCCGTCATGCCTTTGAGCAGTACATCATTTTCAGGCCTGGGCTTTTACTACGGAAGGATACAGACCGCTTGGGAGAACGTATAAGTGCAGGGGTCTTAAAAATCCTGAATGAGATGACCTTGCTTAAGAAATTTCAGCCCTTGCCCACGTCGACGCTTGCAGCAAAACTGGCAAAGGCACCCAGAATTCTCCCGGCGGGAACGCACAAGGTCGAGTTAGACAAAATCTTTAGGTTTTGA
- a CDS encoding TlpA family protein disulfide reductase, which produces MFRHSVEDDANGIIYLVQLTDEMKQQLETQNEQRRQAFESMRNKPAPDFRLTDLHGNRLSLRALRGKLVVLNFWFTSCAPCIQEKPELNKLKRAYHPNDVVFLALTFNNGDQVRTFLKTHLRLYPTTRF; this is translated from the coding sequence ATGTTCCGGCATAGTGTCGAGGACGATGCGAATGGAATCATTTATCTGGTGCAGTTGACAGACGAGATGAAGCAACAACTTGAAACACAGAATGAGCAACGCAGGCAGGCGTTTGAGTCTATGCGAAATAAACCAGCGCCTGATTTTAGACTAACCGATTTGCATGGAAACCGCTTGTCATTACGAGCGCTTCGTGGTAAACTAGTTGTGCTCAATTTCTGGTTCACGTCCTGCGCCCCCTGCATCCAGGAAAAGCCGGAGCTGAACAAGCTGAAGAGGGCGTACCATCCCAATGATGTGGTTTTTCTGGCTCTGACATTTAACAATGGCGATCAGGTCCGCACTTTTCTGAAAACTCACCTTCGATTATACCCTACTACCAGGTTCTAA
- a CDS encoding alkene reductase, producing MMKNLFEPANVGLLELKNRIAMAPMTRARNADGIPNDQNALYYAQRSGAGLIITEGTAISDTAKGVLYIPGLYTSAQVEGWKKVTKAVHERGSKLFAQLWHVGRVSHTSNQPGGIAPVGPSGIQAANTWAWGYDVEGKESFVPASKPRALSPTEVKHVINDFANAAKNALAAGFDGVELHGANGYLIEQFLNPFVNNRSDEYGGSIENRCRFLLEITDACIEAVGREKVGVRLTPYGGLGDLPHYDEIEGTYHYLAGELAKRRVVYIHLMDQQSKGSHALPEGFIERFRSWYDGVIILAGSMNREKAERLINAGTIDIAAFGEPFIANPDLVERLQNNWELTPPNRDLHYGLSLHGYTDWSAYKNQRLSREVFKFNEVLVS from the coding sequence ATGATGAAGAACCTATTTGAACCAGCAAACGTAGGTTTGCTGGAACTCAAAAATCGCATTGCCATGGCCCCCATGACAAGAGCCAGGAATGCGGACGGAATTCCAAACGATCAAAATGCACTATATTATGCACAACGGTCAGGTGCAGGATTGATTATAACCGAAGGAACGGCCATTTCTGATACGGCAAAAGGTGTACTGTACATACCGGGCCTGTACACATCAGCGCAGGTAGAAGGTTGGAAAAAGGTCACAAAGGCAGTACACGAACGAGGCAGTAAGCTATTTGCGCAACTCTGGCATGTTGGCCGGGTGTCCCACACGTCTAACCAACCCGGCGGCATTGCGCCGGTTGGCCCCTCCGGCATCCAGGCTGCCAATACATGGGCATGGGGGTATGATGTGGAAGGTAAAGAGAGTTTCGTGCCCGCTTCCAAACCAAGGGCACTTAGTCCCACCGAGGTAAAACACGTGATAAACGACTTTGCCAATGCCGCTAAAAATGCCCTTGCAGCCGGGTTCGACGGCGTAGAGCTGCATGGTGCCAACGGCTATCTGATCGAACAATTTTTAAATCCATTTGTCAACAACCGCTCCGATGAATATGGCGGGAGTATCGAGAATCGCTGTCGGTTTTTACTGGAGATTACTGATGCCTGTATTGAAGCCGTTGGCCGCGAAAAAGTCGGGGTAAGGCTTACTCCATATGGTGGTCTGGGAGATCTGCCGCATTACGACGAAATTGAAGGCACGTATCACTACCTGGCCGGAGAATTAGCCAAACGAAGGGTTGTTTACATACACCTCATGGATCAACAGTCGAAAGGTAGTCATGCCTTGCCGGAAGGGTTTATTGAACGGTTCCGTTCATGGTACGATGGGGTGATCATTCTGGCTGGCAGCATGAACCGGGAAAAAGCTGAACGGCTGATCAACGCCGGAACGATCGATATTGCCGCGTTTGGCGAGCCTTTTATTGCCAATCCTGACTTAGTCGAGCGACTACAAAACAACTGGGAACTAACCCCTCCTAACCGTGACCTGCACTATGGATTAAGCCTGCATGGCTACACCGATTGGTCGGCGTATAAAAATCAGCGTCTATCCAGGGAAGTATTCAAGTTCAATGAAGTTCTGGTATCATGA
- a CDS encoding DJ-1/PfpI/YhbO family deglycase/protease — MRIINQIILAGMVSILTVVHAAAQLYVKPANTNDHELSVLNQLSSRSAVVNMPVSQLLNAPGNEALRAFFFTPIRDTAVLKGKRIAVIAADGFEEIELLGPVWYFKKLGASIDIVAPKYNPGPERYGLVYPEIAKTHIMSIQYLQPVGWVKFDRTADQVKVSDYDAVFIPGGAWNPDNLRNDKDVIKFIKDFNKSGKLIAAICHAPVVLASADILKGKKLTGYWNIQVDLKNAGGTVLEEPVVTDGNLITSRHPIDVADFSRAVENWLVKNNLRN, encoded by the coding sequence ATGAGAATTATCAATCAAATCATCCTGGCTGGTATGGTAAGTATACTTACGGTCGTTCATGCAGCAGCCCAGCTTTACGTTAAACCGGCCAACACCAACGATCATGAGCTTTCGGTATTGAACCAATTGTCTTCCCGGTCAGCAGTGGTCAATATGCCGGTGTCGCAGCTATTGAATGCCCCTGGCAATGAGGCACTCCGGGCATTCTTTTTTACGCCCATCCGGGATACCGCCGTATTGAAAGGTAAACGGATCGCCGTGATTGCAGCCGACGGTTTTGAAGAAATAGAATTATTAGGTCCGGTGTGGTATTTCAAAAAACTAGGTGCCAGTATAGACATTGTTGCGCCGAAATACAATCCTGGGCCGGAGCGATATGGGTTGGTTTACCCGGAAATTGCTAAAACTCATATCATGTCCATCCAGTATTTGCAACCCGTAGGTTGGGTGAAATTCGACCGCACCGCCGATCAGGTGAAGGTGAGTGATTACGATGCCGTTTTCATTCCCGGTGGTGCCTGGAACCCTGATAACCTGCGTAATGATAAAGATGTAATCAAATTTATTAAGGACTTCAACAAATCCGGGAAACTGATTGCTGCTATTTGCCATGCACCTGTTGTGTTGGCGTCTGCCGATATTCTCAAAGGCAAAAAGCTAACCGGATACTGGAATATTCAGGTTGATCTGAAGAATGCCGGAGGTACTGTCCTGGAAGAACCGGTTGTAACGGACGGAAATCTGATCACCAGCCGTCACCCGATTGATGTAGCCGATTTTTCAAGAGCCGTGGAAAACTGGCTGGTGAAAAATAATCTGCGGAATTAA
- a CDS encoding antibiotic biosynthesis monooxygenase: MATQLSVISRSIVTVFTASLLLCTLSVKGEHVLKMKKKVLFVVTSHDQKGNTGEPTGFYLSEVSHPWNELVKAGYEIDFVSPKGGKAPITGFDLNDPVNRKFWEDNTYRYKIEHTLKPSDVGTNDYVAIHYAGGLGCMWDFADNIELASIAARIYETGGVVSAVCHGPAGLLPIKLSNGNYLIDGKKINAFTNEEEEAIKMEKVVPFLLESTLIKRGVIFEKSGVAQVHVVTDQRVVTGQNPQSAKAVGEAVVDLLRAEETVAVMTRYEVKKSHRKLFRKVIRRYVKRARANESNIMAEAYREQENSSVLWVMERWSSKSGLNLMRAGARYKLIQFLSEKKLTQPAKEIVIQDLEPVSKNDWRRSPEKQDKPITIMLFVDSKPGTEAAFKAVYHTAMPQFRGEPGVINYQLSQVADAQSQFVTYEKFRNEAAFQYHLNFPPIQPVIDYLTTSIKKQPFQTGLHRLIEFAPVKRN, translated from the coding sequence ATGGCAACGCAACTATCGGTCATATCGAGAAGCATCGTGACCGTCTTTACCGCATCACTCTTACTATGTACACTGAGCGTAAAGGGCGAACACGTACTTAAAATGAAGAAGAAAGTTTTGTTCGTGGTAACAAGTCACGATCAAAAAGGGAATACGGGAGAACCTACCGGGTTCTATCTATCGGAAGTTTCGCACCCGTGGAATGAATTAGTAAAAGCTGGGTACGAAATTGATTTTGTAAGTCCTAAAGGTGGAAAAGCACCCATCACCGGGTTTGACCTGAACGATCCTGTCAATCGAAAATTTTGGGAAGATAATACTTATCGATACAAGATTGAACACACGCTGAAGCCTTCCGATGTTGGCACCAATGACTACGTTGCTATTCATTATGCGGGTGGATTAGGTTGCATGTGGGATTTTGCCGACAATATCGAATTGGCTTCGATTGCTGCCCGTATTTATGAAACAGGTGGCGTTGTGAGTGCGGTATGTCATGGACCGGCCGGGTTGTTGCCGATCAAATTGTCCAACGGCAACTACCTGATTGATGGCAAAAAAATCAATGCCTTCACCAATGAGGAAGAGGAAGCTATAAAAATGGAAAAGGTAGTTCCGTTTTTACTGGAATCGACCCTGATTAAGCGAGGTGTCATTTTTGAAAAATCAGGCGTGGCGCAAGTACACGTAGTAACGGATCAACGGGTAGTAACCGGGCAAAATCCTCAATCTGCGAAAGCGGTTGGAGAAGCAGTTGTAGATCTGTTAAGAGCTGAGGAAACCGTGGCAGTCATGACCCGATACGAGGTAAAAAAGAGCCACCGGAAATTGTTTCGTAAAGTGATTCGCAGGTATGTGAAACGGGCGAGGGCAAATGAATCAAATATCATGGCAGAGGCCTATCGGGAACAGGAAAATTCATCCGTATTGTGGGTTATGGAAAGATGGAGCAGCAAAAGCGGCTTAAACCTGATGAGGGCCGGTGCCAGGTACAAACTAATCCAATTCCTTTCAGAAAAAAAGCTGACTCAGCCTGCAAAAGAAATCGTCATCCAAGACCTGGAGCCTGTCTCGAAAAATGACTGGCGACGGAGTCCAGAAAAGCAGGATAAGCCAATCACGATTATGCTGTTTGTGGATAGCAAACCGGGAACAGAAGCTGCTTTCAAAGCCGTGTACCATACGGCCATGCCGCAATTCCGTGGAGAGCCGGGAGTCATCAATTACCAGCTTTCACAGGTGGCAGATGCTCAATCGCAGTTCGTTACCTATGAAAAATTCAGAAATGAAGCGGCCTTTCAGTACCATCTGAATTTTCCTCCAATTCAGCCTGTAATCGATTATTTGACTACCAGCATCAAAAAACAACCGTTTCAAACCGGCCTTCACCGACTTATCGAGTTTGCACCGGTGAAACGGAACTAA
- a CDS encoding alpha/beta fold hydrolase, translating into MKTTVSLLLSTAVALSALASCAKKDEVPAATSQTYVLVHGAWQAPYVWNAVRSDLIKKGNQVVVVELPGHGTDTTPLHTLTLDVYRDKVIEAMSKVNGNVILVGHSMGGMVITNVAEKVPAKISKLVYIGAFLPASGQSLEELSMLDPGSKLGPSLLLSADRLALDVKKDNLTNLFINDGTQADKDLVLSNYRPEPSIPFSNKVTLTKENFGAVEKVYIKTLQDIVISPGFQDRMIAGAGIKTVYTVNTSHSPFLAQPQAVSELLFKIGQELTIK; encoded by the coding sequence ATGAAAACTACAGTTTCGTTGCTGTTATCAACAGCTGTTGCCCTTTCGGCATTAGCTTCATGCGCTAAAAAGGATGAAGTCCCTGCCGCCACTTCACAGACTTATGTGCTGGTTCACGGCGCATGGCAAGCTCCCTATGTATGGAATGCCGTCCGTTCCGACCTGATTAAGAAAGGAAACCAGGTCGTTGTAGTCGAGTTGCCCGGCCATGGTACTGACACGACCCCGTTGCATACCTTAACATTGGATGTATACCGAGATAAGGTTATTGAGGCAATGTCGAAAGTGAATGGCAATGTTATTCTTGTTGGACACAGCATGGGTGGAATGGTGATCACCAATGTGGCCGAGAAAGTGCCCGCCAAAATCAGCAAGCTGGTTTACATCGGTGCGTTTCTTCCGGCGTCCGGGCAATCGCTCGAAGAGTTATCCATGCTTGACCCTGGTTCTAAATTAGGTCCCTCGTTGTTGCTTTCAGCCGATCGGCTGGCACTTGATGTGAAAAAAGATAACCTGACCAATCTCTTTATAAACGATGGCACACAAGCGGATAAAGATCTGGTACTTAGTAACTATCGTCCTGAACCCTCCATCCCCTTTAGTAATAAGGTTACGCTAACAAAGGAGAACTTCGGTGCCGTAGAAAAGGTATATATCAAGACCCTTCAGGACATCGTGATTTCTCCAGGCTTTCAGGATCGAATGATTGCTGGAGCAGGCATCAAAACCGTATACACGGTCAACACGAGCCACTCTCCCTTTCTGGCTCAGCCGCAGGCAGTCTCCGAACTGTTGTTTAAGATTGGACAAGAACTGACGATTAAGTAA
- a CDS encoding carboxymuconolactone decarboxylase family protein yields MRLQPLPPDILSPELRYVHDEIANLIGNSQSQVTMLDAQGALLGPFPPMLHYPQFGVPALSFIRTLDQHATLDKTLREVAILTVGSVFGARFILYAHEIMAEAFGLSANIVASLAAGVCSTGLNEQETIAYIVSRSLVSGHIVSESTYKQAVHLLGQDGVAELFFLVGSYSLIAMVLNGFDMPAPETNQ; encoded by the coding sequence ATGCGTCTTCAACCCTTACCCCCCGATATACTTAGCCCTGAGCTTCGGTATGTACACGATGAAATTGCCAATCTGATTGGCAACAGTCAGAGCCAGGTAACCATGCTCGATGCTCAAGGGGCATTACTGGGGCCTTTTCCGCCTATGTTGCATTACCCGCAGTTTGGCGTACCGGCCCTGAGCTTTATCCGAACCCTGGATCAGCACGCAACGCTTGACAAAACTTTGCGTGAAGTCGCTATCCTAACCGTAGGAAGTGTCTTTGGGGCCCGCTTCATTCTCTATGCTCATGAGATCATGGCCGAAGCTTTTGGCCTGTCTGCCAACATTGTCGCATCCCTGGCTGCCGGCGTCTGTTCCACTGGTTTAAACGAGCAGGAAACCATTGCGTATATAGTATCCCGTTCGCTGGTTTCGGGTCATATTGTTTCCGAATCAACCTACAAGCAGGCCGTACATCTGCTTGGACAGGATGGGGTAGCAGAGCTCTTCTTTCTTGTCGGCAGCTATAGTCTGATCGCCATGGTCCTGAATGGATTCGATATGCCCGCACCGGAAACGAATCAATGA
- a CDS encoding cupin domain-containing protein: MNQQSKPFRRIVTGHDTDGKAIIVSDAPPVRSQLVGGPGGPTFFEVWHTLETPALIHYQPDETDERGLVLPPPTNGTRIRVIEFPPEGEEIRKLTGADAAAKFKSMGDEKAFTSQEGAPHPLMHRTQTVDYGIVLEGEITLILDRAETIIQPGDIVIQSGTNHAWANRSDKICRMAFVLIDGQFTNDIR; this comes from the coding sequence ATGAATCAGCAATCAAAACCATTCCGGCGCATCGTGACTGGCCATGATACGGATGGGAAAGCAATCATTGTGTCTGACGCACCGCCTGTCCGTTCGCAACTGGTGGGCGGCCCCGGTGGCCCTACCTTCTTTGAAGTATGGCATACACTGGAAACCCCGGCCTTAATTCACTATCAGCCCGATGAGACGGATGAGCGTGGTTTAGTACTGCCTCCGCCGACGAATGGCACCCGCATACGGGTAATTGAATTTCCGCCGGAAGGGGAAGAAATTCGAAAGCTTACCGGAGCCGATGCAGCCGCCAAATTCAAGTCGATGGGCGACGAGAAGGCTTTCACCTCGCAGGAGGGCGCCCCTCACCCCCTGATGCACCGAACCCAAACTGTCGATTATGGAATCGTACTGGAGGGTGAGATAACCCTGATTCTGGACCGGGCAGAGACGATCATTCAGCCGGGAGACATTGTTATCCAAAGTGGGACAAACCATGCCTGGGCTAATAGGTCAGACAAGATATGCCGCATGGCCTTTGTGCTGATCGACGGCCAGTTTACCAACGACATTCGTTAA
- a CDS encoding 2TM domain-containing protein has product MTHQAKWGTVAPVNPKKGFRIHLLVFLLATPAIWLIWYLTDSTYPWPIWSTLAWAIGVLFHYLGVFVFKKSINR; this is encoded by the coding sequence ATGACTCATCAAGCTAAATGGGGCACAGTTGCCCCTGTCAACCCAAAAAAGGGTTTCAGGATTCACTTGCTTGTTTTTCTACTGGCAACGCCAGCTATCTGGCTCATCTGGTATCTCACCGACAGCACTTACCCATGGCCTATATGGTCTACCCTCGCCTGGGCAATTGGTGTATTGTTCCATTACCTCGGTGTATTTGTCTTCAAAAAATCAATAAACAGATAA
- a CDS encoding NAD(P)H-dependent oxidoreductase, with protein sequence MARNIVLILGHPSENSFCKALLEAYQNGAERAGANCRIIIISKLNFDVNLTDGYRTGEAKQLEDDLLTAQQLIKWADHVVMAYPNWWGFMPAVTKGFIDRIFLPGFAFKHHSGKLFPEKLLRGKSIRLLVTMDTPKWWFYLIYRASQYQILKDIVFGYVGFDPIRFSTFGFMRKSTEKQRTNWLSQVEKLGQQFK encoded by the coding sequence ATGGCAAGGAACATCGTACTTATCCTGGGACATCCATCGGAAAACTCCTTTTGCAAAGCACTGCTGGAGGCCTACCAAAACGGGGCGGAACGTGCTGGAGCCAACTGCCGGATCATTATAATATCCAAGTTAAATTTTGACGTAAACCTTACGGACGGATATAGAACCGGAGAAGCTAAGCAGCTTGAAGACGATTTGCTTACAGCGCAGCAACTGATCAAATGGGCCGATCACGTCGTAATGGCTTACCCGAACTGGTGGGGTTTTATGCCGGCCGTTACGAAAGGTTTTATTGACCGAATTTTCCTGCCCGGCTTCGCCTTTAAACATCATTCCGGTAAACTATTTCCAGAGAAGCTATTGCGCGGAAAGAGCATACGACTTCTGGTCACGATGGATACGCCCAAATGGTGGTTTTACCTGATATATCGGGCATCGCAATACCAGATTCTAAAAGACATCGTGTTCGGATATGTGGGCTTTGATCCCATTCGGTTTTCTACGTTTGGATTCATGCGGAAATCGACCGAAAAGCAGCGGACTAATTGGCTAAGCCAGGTAGAAAAATTAGGCCAGCAGTTCAAATAA
- a CDS encoding Crp/Fnr family transcriptional regulator codes for MTEAELSQFASKLRFTELKKKEVFLQSGEIQKAIGFVTKGLVRSFFIDQDGNERTVGFYPEGDYATHYPAFISQKPSKYAIQCLEPTTFACLSFEDMQWIYQQSQNFEKYGRLVAEEILKRQQARIESFVFQTAEERYLDFIKQHPALFNRVSLSHLCSYLGIERQSLTRIRQKIAHH; via the coding sequence ATGACTGAAGCTGAGCTTTCTCAGTTTGCGTCAAAGCTTAGATTCACAGAATTAAAAAAGAAAGAGGTCTTTCTTCAATCGGGTGAAATCCAAAAAGCTATCGGGTTTGTCACCAAAGGCCTGGTCCGTTCTTTCTTTATTGATCAGGATGGAAACGAGCGAACGGTAGGCTTTTATCCCGAGGGTGACTATGCCACCCATTACCCGGCCTTTATTTCGCAGAAGCCAAGCAAGTACGCCATACAGTGTTTAGAGCCAACGACATTTGCCTGTCTATCATTCGAAGACATGCAATGGATTTATCAACAGTCGCAAAACTTTGAAAAATACGGGCGGTTAGTTGCCGAAGAAATCTTAAAAAGGCAACAGGCTCGTATCGAAAGCTTTGTCTTTCAAACCGCCGAAGAGCGTTACCTTGATTTTATCAAACAACATCCGGCTTTATTCAACCGGGTCTCTCTATCTCACCTCTGTAGCTATCTGGGCATCGAAAGGCAATCCCTTACCCGGATTCGTCAGAAAATAGCCCACCACTGA